The following proteins are encoded in a genomic region of Chryseobacterium culicis:
- a CDS encoding PEGA domain-containing protein, giving the protein MKNKLSIVLMLGIAFSTTSCATIFTGTQDSIAFSSNPEGAKVFHKGIEKCTTPCTTKIPRALGKQMVTFEKEGFEKKEVKLTKNFNAVTLLNIILGGAIGVGIDAATGSLTKYSPKKYDVELQAKP; this is encoded by the coding sequence ATGAAAAACAAATTATCAATTGTATTGATGCTGGGGATTGCCTTTTCTACCACTTCATGTGCAACCATTTTTACAGGAACTCAGGATTCAATAGCTTTTTCTTCAAATCCTGAAGGGGCAAAAGTGTTTCACAAAGGAATAGAAAAATGTACAACACCTTGTACAACTAAAATCCCAAGAGCTTTGGGTAAGCAGATGGTTACCTTTGAAAAAGAAGGATTTGAGAAGAAAGAAGTAAAGCTTACCAAAAACTTTAATGCTGTGACTTTACTGAATATTATTCTCGGAGGAGCAATAGGAGTGGGAATTGATGCTGCTACAGGCTCTCTGACCAAATATTCCCCAAAGAAATATGATGTAGAGCTGCAAGCTAAACCATAA